In Mastigocladopsis repens PCC 10914, a single window of DNA contains:
- the dnaK gene encoding molecular chaperone DnaK: MGKVIGIDLGTTNSCVAILEGGQPIVIANSEGGRTTPSIVGFGKGGERLVGQLAKRQAVTNAENTIFSIKRFIGRRWDDTVTERERVPYTCVKGRDDTVDVQIRGHNYTPQELSAMILQKLKQDAENFLGESVNQVVITVPAYFTDAQRQATKDAGTIAGLEVLRIINEPTAAALAFGLDKQDQEQMILVFDLGGGTFDVSILQLGDGVFEVKATCGNNHLGGDDFDNCIVLWMMARFQQEEKVDLAQDKMALQRLREAAEKAKIELSSMVSTSINLPFIAADQTGPKHLEMELSRAKFEELTAHLIEATIEPMSQALKDAELKPQDIDRMILVGGSTRIPAVQNALSKFFNGKTPDRSVNPDEAVALGAAIQAGVLGGEVDNLLLLDVTPLSLGLETLGEVFTKIIERNTTIPTSKSQVFSTAVDGQSSVEIHILQGERAMARDNKSLGKFLLAGIPPAPRGVPQIEVSFEIDVNGILKVSAQDKGTGREQSIRITNTGGLSANEVERMQQQAEMFAEEDRRRIQLVELKNHADNLLYSYDSTLKLNGNLISEQMIALADEKLSHLKAAMADERISVAEFKQRLDDFQQTLFAIGAEVYNRDYNQTDEVAEASDSPLPSELAAPVDGTPTPQFNFDFEDESTMPADYEAID; the protein is encoded by the coding sequence ATGGGAAAAGTTATTGGGATCGACTTAGGCACTACCAATAGTTGTGTCGCGATTCTCGAAGGTGGTCAACCGATCGTCATTGCTAATTCAGAAGGTGGGCGAACCACTCCTAGTATTGTAGGATTTGGTAAAGGCGGTGAACGCTTGGTCGGTCAACTGGCAAAGCGTCAAGCTGTCACTAACGCCGAGAACACAATTTTTAGTATTAAGCGATTTATCGGTCGTCGCTGGGATGATACCGTAACAGAACGCGAACGTGTACCTTACACCTGTGTCAAAGGTCGAGATGATACCGTTGATGTCCAGATTCGCGGACATAATTACACACCACAAGAACTCTCCGCAATGATCCTGCAAAAACTCAAACAGGACGCGGAAAACTTCTTGGGTGAGTCTGTCAATCAGGTAGTGATTACAGTACCTGCCTATTTTACAGATGCCCAAAGACAAGCGACTAAAGACGCTGGCACCATTGCCGGACTAGAAGTCCTACGGATTATCAATGAACCAACCGCTGCTGCCTTAGCCTTCGGGTTGGACAAGCAAGACCAAGAACAGATGATTCTGGTATTTGACTTGGGAGGTGGTACCTTCGATGTCTCCATCCTACAACTTGGGGATGGAGTGTTTGAAGTTAAGGCGACTTGTGGCAATAACCACCTGGGTGGGGACGACTTTGATAACTGTATCGTGCTCTGGATGATGGCACGCTTCCAGCAGGAAGAGAAAGTTGACCTTGCTCAAGACAAAATGGCTTTGCAACGCTTGCGAGAAGCAGCGGAAAAGGCAAAGATTGAACTTTCCAGTATGGTCAGTACTTCAATTAACTTACCTTTCATCGCCGCTGATCAAACTGGGCCTAAGCACCTGGAGATGGAACTCAGCCGCGCCAAATTTGAAGAGTTAACGGCACATCTCATCGAGGCTACCATTGAACCGATGAGCCAAGCGCTCAAAGATGCGGAACTCAAACCACAAGATATCGACCGGATGATCTTGGTGGGCGGTTCCACTCGCATTCCTGCTGTTCAAAATGCTCTGAGCAAATTTTTCAATGGCAAAACTCCAGATCGCTCTGTCAACCCTGACGAAGCAGTAGCATTAGGAGCTGCTATCCAAGCTGGAGTGCTGGGTGGTGAAGTTGATAATTTACTTTTGTTAGATGTCACGCCCTTGTCTTTGGGACTTGAAACATTGGGAGAAGTGTTCACCAAAATTATCGAACGCAACACCACAATTCCAACCAGCAAGTCTCAAGTCTTTTCCACAGCAGTTGATGGGCAAAGCTCGGTGGAAATTCACATCCTTCAAGGTGAACGGGCAATGGCCCGGGATAACAAGAGTTTGGGGAAATTTCTGCTTGCTGGAATTCCGCCAGCTCCCCGTGGTGTACCGCAAATTGAAGTCTCTTTTGAAATTGATGTTAATGGCATTCTCAAAGTTTCAGCACAAGACAAAGGCACTGGTCGAGAACAAAGCATTCGGATTACCAATACAGGTGGCTTGAGTGCCAACGAAGTTGAAAGGATGCAGCAACAAGCTGAAATGTTTGCCGAAGAAGATAGAAGACGCATACAACTGGTTGAACTTAAAAACCATGCGGATAATCTGTTGTACAGTTACGATTCGACCTTAAAGCTTAACGGAAACTTGATTAGCGAACAAATGATAGCTTTGGCAGATGAAAAACTGTCACATCTCAAAGCAGCTATGGCTGATGAGCGCATCTCCGTCGCAGAATTCAAACAACGCTTGGATGATTTCCAGCAAACTCTATTTGCCATTGGTGCTGAGGTATACAACCGAGATTACAACCAAACTGATGAGGTTGCTGAAGCTTCAGATAGTCCATTGCCCTCAGAACTAGCAGCACCTGTTGATGGAACGCCAACACCGCAATTTAATTTTGATTTTGAAGACGAGAGTACGATGCCGGCTGATTATGAGGCAATAGACTAG
- a CDS encoding type II secretion system F family protein, which translates to MPTFVARVRDSQGKSRTEKIAAGSLAQARTNLRQQGYVVQDLKKQDQGFDFKQLKTKFTSVSVKDKAVFSRQFAALVNAGVAIVRSLGVLSEQCSNPKLKQALLGISTDVQSGVNLSEAMRKYPDCFDGLYVSMVQAGEVGGVLDEVLNRLAKLLEDVARLQNQIKSALAYPFVVGFLAVSIFIGMTVFLIPIFANIFKELGTELPPLTQFMLICSEVLRSWRILVLIGIFVGAGIAYKQYYKTRVGRETIDRLSLKMPLFGDLIQKSSVARFSRTFGSLTRSGVPILTSLEIVRDTSGNQVVANAINAARAEIQQGGMISIALQKDKVFPPMAIQMISIGEETGELDGMLMKIADFYEDEVEQAVKALTSVLEPIMIVVLGGMVGTILLSMYLPMFKVFDQLG; encoded by the coding sequence ATGCCAACATTTGTTGCCCGTGTTAGGGACTCGCAAGGAAAATCAAGAACAGAAAAAATTGCGGCTGGCTCCTTGGCTCAAGCCCGTACTAATCTTAGACAGCAAGGTTATGTCGTCCAAGACCTTAAAAAACAAGATCAAGGCTTTGACTTCAAACAACTTAAAACCAAATTTACCAGCGTTTCAGTTAAGGATAAAGCCGTATTTTCCCGTCAATTTGCTGCTTTGGTTAATGCGGGAGTGGCAATTGTCAGAAGTTTGGGGGTGCTATCTGAGCAGTGTAGCAATCCTAAACTGAAACAAGCTCTTTTGGGCATTAGCACCGATGTCCAAAGTGGAGTTAATCTTTCTGAAGCAATGCGAAAATATCCTGATTGCTTTGATGGTTTGTATGTCAGCATGGTTCAAGCTGGTGAAGTCGGGGGTGTTTTAGACGAGGTGCTGAATCGTTTAGCCAAGTTGTTAGAGGATGTTGCTCGATTACAAAACCAAATTAAATCAGCACTGGCTTATCCCTTTGTTGTGGGATTTTTAGCAGTCTCAATATTTATCGGTATGACCGTTTTTCTGATCCCAATTTTTGCCAACATTTTTAAAGAATTGGGAACAGAGTTGCCTCCGCTGACACAATTCATGTTGATATGTAGTGAAGTTTTGAGAAGTTGGCGGATTTTGGTTTTAATTGGCATTTTTGTAGGAGCAGGAATTGCTTATAAACAGTACTACAAAACCCGTGTTGGGCGTGAAACCATAGACCGTCTTTCTCTAAAAATGCCGTTGTTTGGGGACTTAATCCAAAAATCATCCGTTGCCCGCTTTAGCCGCACCTTTGGTTCTTTGACTCGTTCGGGTGTACCAATTCTAACTTCCTTAGAAATTGTGCGGGATACATCAGGAAATCAAGTGGTTGCTAATGCTATTAATGCAGCCCGTGCAGAAATTCAACAAGGAGGGATGATTAGTATTGCCTTGCAAAAAGATAAAGTTTTTCCTCCGATGGCAATTCAGATGATTAGTATCGGTGAAGAGACTGGTGAATTAGATGGTATGTTGATGAAAATTGCCGATTTCTATGAAGATGAAGTCGAACAGGCAGTCAAAGCACTAACCAGCGTTTTGGAACCGATTATGATTGTGGTTTTGGGGGGGATGGTTGGTACTATTTTGCTGTCGATGTACCTGCCTATGTTTAAGGTCTTTGATCAGTTGGGCTAG
- the grpE gene encoding nucleotide exchange factor GrpE, which translates to MIDEEQQQNNTSQQLDEQTEEKQAMTSDSTAQINANATQSEVTEQVVSQTDESRETATQKQDNGVAATEAAAHESTATQGELTQQIESLKAQLEERSTQYMRIVADFENYRKRNQKEKEDLEQQIKRNTITELLPVVDNFERARAQIKPQNDGEMTIHKSYQGVYKLLVDCLKRLGVAPMRPETQPFDPNLHEAVLREPTDEYPEGTVLEELVRGYYLGDRVLRHAMVKVAAPKEEASSSEENQSSPANS; encoded by the coding sequence ATGATAGACGAAGAGCAACAGCAAAACAATACAAGCCAGCAATTAGATGAACAAACCGAGGAAAAGCAAGCAATGACGAGCGACTCTACAGCCCAAATAAATGCCAATGCAACTCAAAGCGAAGTGACTGAGCAAGTGGTAAGCCAAACCGACGAATCTCGAGAAACAGCTACGCAAAAGCAAGACAATGGTGTGGCTGCAACTGAGGCTGCTGCTCATGAGTCAACAGCCACACAAGGAGAACTCACTCAACAAATTGAGTCCCTCAAAGCGCAGCTAGAAGAACGCAGCACTCAATATATGCGGATTGTGGCTGATTTTGAGAACTACCGCAAACGGAATCAAAAAGAGAAAGAAGACTTAGAACAGCAGATTAAGCGCAATACGATTACTGAATTATTGCCAGTTGTCGATAATTTTGAACGAGCAAGAGCGCAAATCAAACCCCAAAACGATGGGGAGATGACCATTCATAAGAGTTACCAAGGCGTTTACAAGCTATTAGTAGATTGCTTAAAGCGCTTGGGTGTCGCACCTATGCGTCCTGAAACTCAGCCTTTCGATCCTAACCTGCACGAAGCAGTATTGCGGGAACCTACGGATGAATATCCTGAAGGAACAGTGTTAGAAGAGTTAGTACGCGGATATTACTTGGGCGATCGCGTACTGCGCCATGCAATGGTCAAAGTAGCTGCTCCGAAGGAAGAGGCATCCTCTTCTGAGGAAAATCAGTCGAGCCCAGCCAATAGTTAA
- a CDS encoding type IV pilus twitching motility protein PilT: protein MEMMIEDLMEQLIEMGGSDLHLSAGLPPYFRLSGKLTPIGDQPLSADQCQRLIFSMLNNSQRKTLEQNWELDCSYGVKGLARFRVNVYKERGAYAACLRALSSKIPNFEKLGLPDVVREMADKPRGLILVTGPTGSGKTTTLAAIIDLINRTKAEHILTVEDPIEFVYEPIKSLVHQRQLGEDTKSFANALKAALREDPDIILVGEMRDLETISLAISAAETGHLVFGTLHTSSAAQTVDRIIDVFPHEKQTQVRVQLSNSLVAVFSQTLVPKKNPKPGEFGRAMAQEIMIVTPAISNLIREGKTSQIYSAIQTGGKLGMQTLEKVLADLYKAGVISFEAAISKTSKPDEIQRLIGGVAPQAGAKPGVAVKAN, encoded by the coding sequence ATGGAAATGATGATTGAAGATTTAATGGAGCAATTGATTGAAATGGGTGGCTCAGATTTGCACTTATCTGCTGGTTTACCTCCCTACTTCCGCCTTAGTGGCAAACTGACGCCCATTGGTGATCAGCCATTGTCAGCAGATCAGTGCCAAAGGCTGATTTTCAGTATGCTCAATAATTCCCAGCGTAAAACTTTAGAGCAGAACTGGGAATTGGATTGCTCTTATGGTGTCAAGGGATTGGCTCGTTTCCGGGTCAATGTTTACAAAGAACGTGGTGCTTACGCTGCCTGTTTACGGGCGTTGAGTTCTAAAATTCCCAACTTTGAAAAATTAGGTTTGCCTGACGTTGTACGGGAAATGGCTGATAAGCCCAGAGGACTTATTCTGGTGACAGGTCCGACAGGTTCTGGTAAGACAACAACCCTAGCGGCTATCATCGACTTGATTAATCGCACTAAGGCAGAGCATATTTTAACAGTAGAAGACCCGATAGAATTTGTTTATGAACCTATTAAAAGCTTGGTTCACCAAAGGCAACTTGGTGAGGATACGAAAAGTTTTGCGAATGCCCTAAAAGCTGCGTTGCGGGAAGATCCAGATATCATTTTGGTGGGGGAAATGCGCGACTTGGAAACAATTTCGTTGGCTATTTCCGCAGCGGAAACAGGACACTTGGTGTTTGGCACTTTGCACACAAGTTCAGCAGCACAGACTGTAGATAGGATTATCGACGTTTTTCCACATGAAAAACAAACCCAAGTGCGGGTGCAGTTATCTAACTCACTAGTGGCAGTATTTAGCCAAACTTTGGTTCCGAAAAAAAATCCCAAGCCAGGTGAGTTTGGTCGAGCAATGGCTCAAGAAATTATGATTGTAACTCCTGCTATTTCTAACTTGATTCGTGAAGGAAAAACATCTCAAATTTACTCAGCTATCCAAACTGGCGGGAAATTGGGGATGCAAACTCTAGAAAAGGTTTTAGCAGATTTATATAAAGCGGGAGTTATCTCCTTTGAAGCGGCAATTTCCAAGACTTCCAAGCCGGATGAAATTCAGCGTCTTATCGGCGGTGTAGCACCACAAGCAGGCGCAAAACCAGGAGTCGCTGTGAAAGCAAATTAA
- a CDS encoding HepT-like ribonuclease domain-containing protein: MTFSQNLEKVFAVSKAIEIIGEAVKRIPDSVRSKYPDIPWKDIARMRDKLIHNYFNTDVEIIWKAVQVDLPQLKMMISIVVDLRGQP, from the coding sequence GTGACATTCTCACAAAACCTAGAAAAAGTCTTTGCGGTTTCAAAAGCCATTGAAATTATTGGTGAAGCCGTGAAGCGGATACCTGACTCTGTGAGAAGCAAATATCCTGATATTCCGTGGAAAGATATTGCACGAATGCGGGATAAGCTGATTCACAATTATTTCAACACAGATGTAGAAATTATTTGGAAAGCTGTTCAGGTGGATCTTCCACAGTTAAAAATGATGATCTCTATAGTTGTAGATTTGAGAGGTCAGCCTTAA
- a CDS encoding type II toxin-antitoxin system RelE/ParE family toxin gives MAFQVEITPIAEAQIEQAYRWYRERNLGFADRWFRGLMNAIATLQEKPLRCALAVEHEIFPEEVRQLLYGKSKNIYRVLFTIRDTTVYVLYVRHSIQAPMTVDDLEEE, from the coding sequence ATGGCATTTCAGGTTGAAATCACCCCTATTGCTGAAGCCCAAATTGAGCAAGCCTATCGTTGGTATCGAGAACGTAATTTAGGGTTTGCTGATCGATGGTTCCGAGGATTGATGAACGCCATCGCAACGCTTCAAGAAAAGCCCCTGCGTTGTGCCCTAGCAGTTGAACACGAGATTTTCCCTGAAGAAGTCCGACAACTACTTTATGGAAAGTCTAAAAACATCTATCGAGTGCTATTTACGATTCGAGATACGACGGTGTACGTTTTGTACGTGCGCCATAGTATTCAAGCACCAATGACTGTGGATGATTTAGAGGAGGAGTGA
- the dnaJ gene encoding molecular chaperone DnaJ, whose product MARDYYEVLGVSRDADKEEIKHAYRRLARKYHPDVNKEPGAEERFKEINRAYEVLSEPETRARYDRFGEAAVNGGAGVGFQDIGDMGGFADIFESIFSGFAGSGMGGTTQKRRSGPVRGDDLRLDLKLDFREAVFGGEKEIRISHLETCEVCSGSGAKPGTRPRSCSTCGGTGQVRRVTRTPFGSFTQVSTCPTCNATGMVIEDKCDACDGKGAKQVTKKLKISIPAGVDNGTRLRISGEGDAGQRSGPPGDLYVYLFVNEDEEFHRDGINILSEIKISYLQAILGCRLEVNTVDGPEELLIPPGTQPNTVMKLESRGVPRLGNPVSRGDHMITVLIDIPNKITPEERELLEKLAKIKGDRTGKGGLEGFLGNLFHQR is encoded by the coding sequence ATGGCTCGCGATTATTATGAAGTTCTAGGTGTCTCTCGTGACGCCGACAAAGAAGAAATCAAACACGCTTACCGCCGTTTAGCCCGGAAGTATCACCCCGACGTGAACAAAGAACCGGGAGCGGAAGAGCGCTTTAAAGAAATTAACCGTGCTTATGAAGTGCTTAGCGAGCCGGAAACCCGTGCTCGTTATGACCGCTTTGGTGAAGCGGCTGTGAATGGTGGGGCTGGCGTAGGCTTCCAAGATATCGGTGATATGGGTGGCTTTGCCGATATATTTGAAAGCATTTTCAGCGGCTTTGCTGGCAGCGGCATGGGTGGTACAACGCAAAAACGGCGCAGTGGACCTGTGCGGGGTGATGACCTGCGGCTAGACCTGAAGCTAGACTTTCGGGAAGCAGTATTTGGTGGAGAAAAAGAAATTCGCATTTCTCATCTAGAAACTTGTGAAGTCTGTAGCGGCTCCGGTGCTAAACCAGGAACTCGCCCTCGCAGTTGTTCGACTTGTGGCGGAACGGGTCAAGTACGCCGCGTCACCCGAACACCCTTTGGTAGCTTCACCCAAGTTTCGACTTGTCCCACGTGTAATGCTACGGGAATGGTCATCGAAGACAAATGCGATGCTTGTGACGGTAAGGGTGCAAAACAAGTTACGAAGAAACTGAAAATATCCATTCCGGCTGGGGTGGACAACGGCACACGTTTGCGAATCTCTGGAGAAGGGGATGCAGGTCAACGTAGTGGTCCTCCTGGAGATTTGTATGTTTACTTGTTTGTGAATGAAGATGAGGAATTCCACCGGGATGGCATCAACATTCTCTCAGAAATCAAAATTAGCTACCTGCAGGCAATTTTGGGCTGCCGCTTGGAGGTAAATACGGTAGACGGTCCAGAGGAATTGTTAATTCCACCAGGAACCCAGCCTAATACTGTAATGAAGTTGGAAAGCCGTGGCGTACCCCGCTTGGGTAATCCCGTCAGTCGTGGCGACCATATGATTACGGTGTTAATTGATATTCCCAATAAGATCACTCCGGAGGAACGGGAACTCCTGGAAAAGCTCGCTAAAATTAAAGGAGATCGCACAGGTAAAGGCGGTCTAGAAGGATTTTTGGGAAACTTGTTCCACCAACGATGA
- a CDS encoding helix-turn-helix transcriptional regulator, producing MLNEALKLMRVFYQLSQKELAEKLGISKSYLSEIESGKKAPTLDLLNRYSGVFDIPVSSIMFFSESLNKDVKTEKLRTFVSSKILAILNFIAERSGHSYAEE from the coding sequence ATGTTAAATGAAGCTCTAAAGTTGATGAGGGTGTTCTATCAATTATCGCAAAAAGAGTTAGCGGAAAAACTAGGAATATCCAAGTCGTATCTTTCGGAAATTGAGTCCGGGAAAAAGGCTCCAACACTTGATTTGCTCAATCGTTATTCAGGGGTTTTTGATATACCTGTATCCTCGATTATGTTTTTCTCGGAAAGCTTGAACAAAGATGTGAAAACAGAAAAGCTGAGGACATTTGTATCCTCTAAGATTCTTGCAATCCTCAATTTCATTGCTGAAAGGTCTGGTCATTCTTATGCTGAGGAGTAG
- a CDS encoding GspE/PulE family protein → MTQSSPQRRSTALTTRTEFSSFANKLVQSGFVNSEQMRQALIDSRQSGIPLTQVLESISGRKLSPELVRLHKKQQLFELKILYGVESLDLEVSQVGKATIGQLIETLITVDICRRHRLVPLAKNEDQTPPSILVAMVDPDNLEASDDLNRILRPQGLALQRMVITQEDYQQLINQYLDELTLRQKHLEQEKSTDINQDLENLENLNIDDAPDDAEADLGAAMKGAEDAPVINLVNRILAKALHEKVSDIHVEPQEENLRIRFRKDGVLREAFDPLPKKIILAVTARFKIISNLDIAERRLPQDGRIRRLFEGRKVDFRVNTLPSRYGEKVVLRILDNSATQLGLDKLITDSETLQIVQEMVSRPFGLILVTGPTGSGKTTTLYSALAERNSPGINISTVEDPIEYSLPGITQVQVIREKGLDFATALRAFLRQDPDVLLVGETRDKETAKTAIEAALTGHLVLTTLHTNDAPGAIARLGEMGIESFMISSSLIGVLAQRLIRRVCSSCRIPYTPTLEELARYGLSASQEADVIFYKANSLTTEEIQEAKAQNQLCSQCNGVGYKGRCGVYEVMRITERVQALITEEAPTERIKEVAVEEGMKTLLAYSLDLVRQGSTTLEEVERVTFTDTGLEAELKAKRKSSLTCQTCHAGVQPEWLDCPYCMTPRFQD, encoded by the coding sequence ATGACTCAATCGTCACCACAAAGGCGTAGTACGGCTCTTACTACAAGAACGGAGTTCTCGTCCTTCGCCAATAAGCTCGTGCAATCTGGCTTTGTCAATAGCGAACAGATGAGACAGGCGCTGATTGATAGTCGCCAGTCTGGCATACCCTTGACACAAGTGCTGGAATCCATTTCAGGACGAAAGTTATCACCAGAGTTAGTTAGGCTACACAAGAAGCAGCAGCTATTTGAACTCAAAATACTATACGGCGTTGAATCACTGGATCTGGAAGTTAGCCAGGTTGGCAAAGCAACGATTGGTCAACTGATTGAAACCCTAATTACGGTGGATATCTGTCGTCGCCATCGCTTGGTACCACTGGCGAAGAATGAAGACCAAACCCCGCCCTCCATTTTAGTGGCGATGGTAGATCCGGATAATTTAGAGGCTTCAGATGACTTGAACCGCATTCTGCGTCCTCAAGGATTGGCATTGCAGCGGATGGTCATTACCCAAGAGGATTACCAGCAACTCATTAACCAATACTTGGATGAACTCACTCTTCGGCAAAAGCATCTGGAACAAGAGAAGTCTACAGATATCAACCAGGATTTAGAAAATCTAGAAAATCTTAATATAGATGATGCGCCCGATGATGCGGAGGCTGACTTGGGCGCAGCGATGAAGGGTGCTGAAGATGCTCCGGTTATTAATCTGGTTAATAGAATTCTTGCTAAAGCACTGCATGAGAAAGTTTCTGATATTCACGTAGAACCGCAGGAAGAAAACTTACGCATTCGCTTTCGTAAGGATGGGGTGCTGCGTGAGGCTTTCGACCCTCTGCCGAAAAAAATCATTCTTGCAGTGACAGCTCGTTTCAAAATTATTTCCAACCTAGATATTGCTGAACGGCGTTTACCTCAAGACGGACGCATTAGACGGTTATTCGAGGGACGCAAGGTGGACTTCCGCGTGAATACATTGCCCAGTCGCTACGGCGAAAAGGTCGTACTGCGAATTTTGGATAACTCTGCAACCCAACTGGGATTGGATAAGTTAATTACTGACTCAGAAACTTTGCAAATTGTCCAGGAAATGGTCAGTCGTCCCTTTGGTCTGATCCTGGTAACTGGACCCACGGGTTCTGGTAAAACAACAACACTGTATTCTGCTTTAGCAGAACGCAATTCTCCTGGGATCAATATTAGTACGGTAGAAGACCCAATTGAGTACAGTTTACCTGGGATTACTCAAGTGCAGGTGATTCGAGAAAAAGGGCTGGATTTTGCGACCGCTTTGCGAGCCTTCTTGCGACAAGACCCCGATGTGCTTCTGGTGGGTGAGACGCGAGATAAGGAAACGGCAAAAACCGCGATTGAGGCAGCATTGACGGGTCACTTGGTTTTAACGACCTTACATACTAATGATGCTCCAGGAGCGATCGCCCGTTTGGGAGAAATGGGCATTGAGTCTTTCATGATTTCTAGCTCTCTGATTGGTGTGTTGGCACAGCGCTTAATAAGGCGTGTCTGTTCCAGTTGTCGCATTCCCTATACTCCCACTCTAGAAGAACTAGCTCGCTACGGTTTATCAGCAAGCCAAGAAGCAGATGTCATCTTCTACAAAGCAAACTCCCTCACCACAGAGGAAATTCAAGAAGCCAAAGCTCAAAATCAGCTTTGTTCACAGTGTAATGGTGTTGGCTACAAGGGACGTTGTGGTGTTTATGAAGTCATGCGAATCACTGAACGTGTCCAAGCCCTCATTACCGAAGAAGCACCAACGGAACGCATTAAAGAAGTGGCGGTGGAAGAAGGGATGAAAACCTTGCTGGCTTACAGCTTGGACTTAGTGCGCCAAGGTTCCACCACCTTAGAAGAAGTAGAACGGGTGACGTTCACCGATACGGGTTTGGAAGCAGAGTTAAAAGCCAAACGCAAGAGCAGTCTGACCTGTCAAACTTGTCATGCTGGAGTGCAACCTGAATGGTTGGATTGTCCTTACTGTATGACACCACGTTTTCAAGATTAG
- a CDS encoding reverse transcriptase family protein: MKSKERLAKLLQISQNKLEILTLSEDLYIERDRFDPKKKKSRLVEEPKLPLKRVQKRIEELLKRIKIPDYIYASGKGRCYISNAKAHVNAAVVRSLDIKKYFPSTPSRRVYWFFHKQMKCSSDVAGILTKLSTFKNHLPTGSPLSPILSYFAHMDMWEAINEIVEGATCTLTVYMDDVTISGTQIPGGLIWQVEKQFHRCGLHDNREKEKHYVGNKPREITGVIVKEGELKLPNRQHLKMHQLRQLIHKETDPNKRVKLMQSLKGLEAQAQQIKKANDI, translated from the coding sequence TTGAAATCTAAAGAAAGACTTGCAAAGCTATTGCAGATAAGCCAAAACAAACTCGAAATACTTACCCTTTCAGAGGATTTGTACATAGAGCGAGACAGATTTGATCCAAAGAAAAAAAAGTCCCGTCTGGTGGAAGAGCCAAAGCTCCCCTTAAAGCGAGTTCAGAAGCGGATTGAAGAGCTTTTGAAGCGAATCAAGATTCCGGATTACATATATGCTTCAGGAAAGGGACGTTGCTATATCAGTAATGCTAAAGCTCATGTAAATGCTGCTGTAGTCAGGAGTCTTGATATCAAAAAATATTTCCCTTCTACACCATCGAGGCGTGTTTATTGGTTCTTCCACAAACAAATGAAATGTTCTTCAGATGTTGCTGGCATCCTAACAAAACTCTCGACTTTCAAAAATCATCTGCCGACTGGAAGTCCATTAAGTCCTATACTTTCCTACTTTGCCCATATGGATATGTGGGAGGCAATCAATGAAATCGTAGAGGGTGCAACTTGCACTTTAACTGTCTACATGGATGATGTCACGATTTCGGGTACACAGATACCAGGTGGGTTGATTTGGCAAGTTGAGAAGCAGTTTCATCGTTGTGGACTACACGATAACAGGGAAAAGGAAAAGCATTATGTTGGCAACAAACCGCGTGAAATAACTGGAGTCATTGTTAAAGAAGGTGAGTTAAAGCTTCCTAATCGACAACATCTAAAAATGCATCAGCTTCGCCAATTAATCCATAAAGAAACAGACCCTAATAAACGAGTAAAATTGATGCAATCTTTAAAGGGTTTAGAAGCACAAGCACAACAAATTAAGAAAGCGAATGACATTTAG